The genomic window ATGGGTTGGTGGGGGAGCTATTATTATTCCAGGCGTAACGTTAGGAAATAATGTAGTTGTTGGAGCAGGAGCTGTTGTAACAAAATCTTTTCCTGATAACGTTGTTCTTGGAGGCAATCCCGCAAAGATAATTAAAACACTAGATTCAAAATAAAAGAACTGAGATTTGGATTTTCATCCTAATTTCAGTTCTTTATGTTAAGGGGTTAACCGTTAGTTGAGTTATCTCTAACAAATAAATGTTAGATGATAGACGTATTAAATAAGGACAGCCTCTGTTTCAGGGTCAAAGAAAAGGCTCTTATTAAGGTTGAATGCCAAGTCAATAAATTCTCCAGGCTTGTGGTAATCACGAGCATCTACTTTAGAAATAAATTCAGTATTGTCTACACGTGTGTACAACATCGTCTCAGCACCTAGTAATTCTGATACAACAACTTCTGCGTGAACAACACTATTAGGATCTGTATCTAAAGCAATTTGCTCACTATGGATGTCTTCTGGACGGATACCAAAAACTAAATTTTTACCGTCATAGCCTTTAGAAATTAAAAATTTACTTTTTCCTTCAGGGATAACTAATTTTAAACCTGCTCCATTTGTTAGAACATTTCCATTTAAAGTAACATCAAAGAAGTTCATTGCTGGAGATCCAATGAAACCAGCTACAAATTTGTTAACGGGAGTATCATAAACTTGTTTAGGAGAACCAATTTGTTGAACAAAGCCATCTTTCATAATAACAATACGATCGGCCATTGTCATAGCTTCGGTTTGGTCATGAGTAACATAAATCGTCGTTGTTTCAAGACGACGGTGTAATTTAGCGATCTCTGCACGCATAGCTACACGTAATTTTGCATCTAAGTTAGATAAAGGTTCATCCATAAGGAAGACTTTAGCATCACGTACAATAGCACGTCCTAGTGCGACACGTTGACGCTGTCCACCTGATAATGCAGCTGGTTTACGCTGTAAGAATTCAGTAAGTCCTAAAATCTCACCAGCTTCTTCTACACGACGGTTAATTTCTTCTTTTTTATATTTACGTAATTTTAAACCAAAAGCCATGTTATCATATACGGTCATATGAGGGTATAAAGCATAGTTTTGGAAAACCATTGCGATGTCACGATCCTTAGGAGCAACATCATTCATTAATGTTTCACCAATCAACAGTTCTCCTTCGGAGATGTCTTCTAGTCCTGCTATCATACGTAAAGTTGTAGATTTGCCGCAACCAGAGGGTCCGACAAAAACGATGAACTCTTTGTCTTTTATTTTTAAGTTAAAATCTGTAACGGAATAATTTTCATTATTCTCATATTTTTTGTGAATATTATTTAAAGCAATTTCTACCATCCTGATCACCTGTCCTATTTTTATTAGTGTTTCAATAACGTTCTCATCAATATATTCAGTATAATGTAAACGTTACCTTTTCAAAACGGAGCAATGCACAAGTTTTTTCCTTTTTTTTGTGCATAGTGCACATCTAAGAAGTGAAAACTTATTTTTATGGGAAGAGGGATTCTCTTAGGGTGTGTTTGAAAACTAACCACTACCCTAATTTCTAGTATAATAAAAGAAAAAAAGGAATGAACATCATGAGTATCGAATGATATAAAATAACTGATGAGCAATGGAATTAAATGAAAGATTTCTTTCCACCATATCGCACTGGTAGACCTCCAAAAAACAATCGTCTCATGTTAAATATCATTTTATGAATCGCTAGAAGTGGCGCCGAATGGCGCGATAGGGACTTACTGGAATCTCTTTTTATAGCTTTGAATAGTGAGGCCGATTAAGAAAACTTAAGTATCGATTCAACCGTTGTAACAGCGCATCAACAGAGTGGTGGGCAACACAACAAAAATCCATGTTATCGTTGATTACTTAGGGAATCCGCTGTATTTCCAACTATCTGGTGGTAATGTCCATGATAGTATTCTCGTGATTGAAGTGCTTGTTCCTGTTGCGATCTACACTATTCTGCCAAAGAAAAAGACGAGAAAACCTTGGACTGTTGATTGATGGCTGTATAAAGAGCGTCATTTGGTGGAGTGTTTTTTTAATAAGTTGAAGAATTTCCGCCACATTGCCACTCGTTACGATAAACTCGCAACGTCGTGCTTTGACTTTGTTTATGTCGTTACTATTCTTCTCTTAATAAAATAGTTTTCAAACACGCCCTGATAAGAAAGAAGAGTTATCGTAATGCGATTAAATATTTGTTATACTAATTAAGACGATTTTTAATCGGTGGAATTTGTAATATTAGATTTTAAATTTTACTTGATTTACTAAAGGGGATAAAGAAATGAATAAACAACGTGGTTTTGAAATTGTGACAGATTATCAAGGAAAAGAAATAAAGTTACCAATTAGAGCAACATATCATGCAGCGGGCTACGATTTTGAGGCAGCCGAAGATTGTTTAGTGCCTTGTATTTGGAAAGCTTTATTAAAAAACAAAAATATGGTAAATGAAAAAAAAGATTTCTCTCTTGGAGAAGAAAATCAAGAATATTTGAAATCAACTTTAGTACCGACGGGTATAAAAGCCTATATGGGAGAGGACGAATTTCTTCAACTAGCAAACCGTTCGAGCAATCCAATTAAAAATCAGTTGTTGCTACCTAATGGGATAGGAATCATCGATTCAGATTATTATAATAATAAATCGAATGAAGGCCAAATTTATTTTCAATTTATTAATTATGGTATTAAG from Carnobacterium iners includes these protein-coding regions:
- a CDS encoding ABC transporter ATP-binding protein; the encoded protein is MVEIALNNIHKKYENNENYSVTDFNLKIKDKEFIVFVGPSGCGKSTTLRMIAGLEDISEGELLIGETLMNDVAPKDRDIAMVFQNYALYPHMTVYDNMAFGLKLRKYKKEEINRRVEEAGEILGLTEFLQRKPAALSGGQRQRVALGRAIVRDAKVFLMDEPLSNLDAKLRVAMRAEIAKLHRRLETTTIYVTHDQTEAMTMADRIVIMKDGFVQQIGSPKQVYDTPVNKFVAGFIGSPAMNFFDVTLNGNVLTNGAGLKLVIPEGKSKFLISKGYDGKNLVFGIRPEDIHSEQIALDTDPNSVVHAEVVVSELLGAETMLYTRVDNTEFISKVDARDYHKPGEFIDLAFNLNKSLFFDPETEAVLI
- a CDS encoding dUTP diphosphatase — translated: MNKQRGFEIVTDYQGKEIKLPIRATYHAAGYDFEAAEDCLVPCIWKALLKNKNMVNEKKDFSLGEENQEYLKSTLVPTGIKAYMGEDEFLQLANRSSNPIKNQLLLPNGIGIIDSDYYNNKSNEGQIYFQFINYGIKDRLIKKGDRIGQGIFLPFLKADNERSTQKNRLGGFGSSGK